Part of the Undibacter mobilis genome is shown below.
ATGGACGAGAAAGGCGGGCCGAACACGAATATCGTGGTGCGCTCGCGCGATCCGCAGCGTCTCGGGGAAGTGAAGGCCGCGGTCGAAGCGATGCTGACGAGAGTGCGCGCGCAGCTCGCCGCCGGTTGAGCGGCGGAACGGTTCTAATACGAAGCGAAACATCGACTCGCAGAAGACGGTCGAGGCAAACGATCCCAGAGCGAAACGATCCAAAGAGAACACGATGAGCGACGCCCCGCGACCCGACAAAGTCTTTCCCGTCTCCTGGGACCAGTTTCACCGCGACACCCGCGCCCTGACCTGGCGGTTGCACGAGGCCGGGCCGTTCGAGGCCATCGTCTGCATCACGCGCGGCGGCCTGGTGCCGGCGGCGATCGTGGCGCGCGAGCTCAATGTGCGCATCATCGAGACGGTGTGCATCGCCAGCTATCACGACTACAAGAACCAGGGCGACATCAAGGTGATGAAGGGCGTCGGCCCGGAAATCACTTCGATGCGCGGGCAGGGCAAGGGCGTACTGATCGTCGACGACCTCGTCGACACCGGCAAGACCGCGCGTGTGGTGCGCGAGATATTGCCGGCGGCGCATTTCGCCACCGTCTATGCCAAACCGATGGGCCGGCCGCTGGTCGACACCTTCATCACCGAAGTGTCGCAGGACACCTGGATTTACTTTCCGTGGGACACCGGACTGTCCTATGTGCCGCCGATCCGCGCCGGCGGCGATTGACGTTTTTGAGGCGAAAGGCGGGGCGGCTGGGCAAATCGCCAGGTGCCGTGCCATAGTTGCGCCAACAGAGGCTTCCGATGATTTTGGCTGATCGATTTGGCACTTGGCAGCAGCGCGTGACGCGGCGCGTCCCGCTGCCAAAAATCATGGGCTCGTTATTAGAGAACTAGCGTCTCGCCGCCGTTCGCGCCGGATGTCCTCCGCCGTGACGGCGGATGACGAAATGATGCGGACGTGCTGGAACCGGTAGACAGACCGGACTTAAAATCCGTTGGGCGTAAGCCCGTGAGGGTTCGACTCCCTCCGTCCGCACCATTTTGTTTATTCGCAGGTCAAGCGCATGGCGCGCGCCGGGGGCGCGGCAGCGGCCGGGGGCGGCTTTCAGTGGATTAACAGGCCGGTATTGTCAAACAGTAGCGAATGACATACCGACATAGTATACTGACGGCTGCAAGGCGTACCGCCATCTCGCACCGGTCGAGTGCAGCAAGCCTGCCAATGGCAATCGTGGGCCCAGATGCGACGCTATATTTGCCAGCAGAACGTCTTTCATTTTGAGAATCTTCTCAAGGCGGCGGCAGACCCGATTCTTTGCGGTACGCTGCAAAAGCTGCTCCTTGCCGCACGACGCGATCTTGCGCTCACCCTTTCCGAAGCCGACGGCGCGGATATCGATGCCTATCGTCGTCGTCGCCGGCAACAGCCGCAGGCGGTGGATGCCCAACAATTCTTTCAGCCAAATTTCGACAGCTCGCCGCATCCTTACATGATTATCGACCCAGGTCCGGGACTGAAGATCGTCGATATCAACCCCGCTTATGCGGCCGCGACCCTGATCAGCCGTGAAGCGGTCGTCGGCAAGCCCCTGTTCGAGGTGTTTCCCGACAATCCCAACGATGCGCTGGCCGATGGTGTGGCCAATCTGTTCGAGTCCCTCGCGACCGTCGTCAAGACGGGCGAGGCGCATGCTATGGCGGTGCAGCGCTACGACATCAGGGATGCCAGCGGTACGTTTCAGACGCGCTACTGGCAACCGGTCAATACGCCGGTCCGAAGCCCGGACGGTGAAATCGTCTGGCTTCTGCACCATGTCGAGGATGTGACGCAGGAGATGGTGGCGAGACTCGATCGCTCCAGCGAGGAGGCGTAGACAATGGCGATGTATTGGCGCGCCCGTCGAGCCCGACTAAGTCTCGTTTAAGCCTTTTTGTTGTACTGACACTGCCGCATGACAATGTCCGAACCACAGCTTCCGGTGCGCCTCGCAGTCGCGGGCGGAATGCTGCTTCTGCTGGCCGCCTGCGGCAGCGTCAACGATCCGCGCGAGGACAAGCTCGGCAATTTCCTGGTCGCGCCGGGCAAGTACCAGCTTTACGATTGCGTCCAATTGGCCCAGACGGCGAAGGGTTATATCGACCGCGAGAAGGAGCTGCGCCAAGCCAAGGCCAAGGCGGAGGCGTCACCGGGTGGTCAGCTCGTCTCGTCGCTGGCCTATAGCGGCGAATACGGCCAGGTGCGCGGCAATATCGACGAGTTGCGCCGCGAGGTGACGGAAAAGAAGTGCGATCCGCCGCCGCCCGGCCTGATGCCGGACGTCTACACACCTGGTGTCGGCCAGGGGGCACGGCGCTGAGCGGGTTCCTGCGGGCGGAACTTTTCGCCGCACCGGAACTTGTTGCCCGTGAGCGCCGCACTGACGCGGCGCCGAACACGGGGCTCCTGCCATGGCTATCAGCCTGCTGATCAGCATCCTGATCACCTTCCTGGTGATCGTGCTGGTGCTTTATCTCATCAATATGCTGCCGATCGACGGGCGCGCCAAGCAGATCGCGCGCATCGTGGTCATCATCATCGGCGTGCTGTCGCTGCTGAAATATCTGGCCGTTTTCTAGTCATTGCGAACAACAACCAGCGTGCCGTCGGCGAGCGCGACAGCGAACGCCGGCGGCGCGTGCTCGCGCGCGATGACGCCGATATTGCCGGCGACGGTCGACGGGAGCGGGATGCTGGCGATCTCGCGCGCCGCCGGTTTGAACGACACGATGCGCAGGCGGCCGAGGTCGAGCGCGGGCAGGGCAAGGTCCGGCGTGCCGTCGCCATCGATATCGGCCACCGCGCTCAAGTTCAGTGCGGACGAGCCGGCGACATGATTGCTAAAACCACCGAGGTTCGCGGCTTGTCGCAGGCGGCCGTTGTCATAAGTCCATAATTCCAGCGAACCGACGACGTGCGGCTGGCGCACCAGCGCGATGTCGATTTTGCCGTCGCCGGTGAAGTCGGCGATGCCGGCCGGATTGAGCCACCGGTTCGGCGCGCCGAGCGGCGGCGTCTCGGCGACGATACCGTAACGGCCGTTACGCTGCGCGATCACAGCCAGCGCCGCGCCGCGCTTGAGATAGGATTTCACCACGACGATTTCATCGCGGCCGTCGCCGTCGAGATCGGCGAGCCGCGGCGCCAGATCCTCGAACACTGCGTCATCGCCAAGCGTGACGGTGTGGCGCACGCCGGCAGCGGTTTCGATCACAATGCTGCCGGCCTCGATGTCGTCGCCGAGCACGGTGTGCTTGTACCGCGTCGTGGGCGCGGCCAACCAGGCGCGGGCAATGTCGCGGGTGCCGGTGGCGACACTGCCACCCGGCAGGGCGTCGGCCGGGAGTTGCGGGCGGCGCATCTCGTCGAGGAAGACAAGGCGCGGTTTGCCGCCGCGCATGTCGATGTCGTACCACAGTCCGCCAGCGAGGACGCGCGGCTTGCCGTCAACGGTGTCGATCGCGGTGACGCGCGCCGGCGTGTTGATGACCTCGGCGTGCCATTCGGCTGCGCGCGCGACCGCGGCATGAGCGATCAAGAAAACGACAAGCAGCCCCCGCAGCATCCGCATTCAGCAACGATCCTACAGTTTCACCGCGCGCAGCCGCAGCGCATTGCCGACGACGCTGACCGAAGAAAGCGCCATTGCTGTGGCGGCGACCACGGGCGAGAGCAGCAGGCCGAAGACGGGATAAAGGATGCCGGCGGCGATCGGTACGCCGGCACTGTTGTAGATGAAGGCGAAGAACAGGTTCTGGCGGATGTTGCGCATTACGGCCTGCGACAGCGCGCGCGCCTTGACGATGCCCATGAGGTCGCCTCTGAGCAAGGTGATGCCGGCGCTTTCGATGGCGACATCCGAGCCGGTGGCCATGGCGATACCGACCGCGGCCGCGGCGAGCGCCGGGGCGTCGTTGACGCCGTCGCCGGCCATGGCGACGACGCGGCCTTCGCGTGTCAGCCTCTCGACCACCGCGCTCTTCTGATCCGGAAGAACTTCGGCTTCGATTTCCGTGATGCCGAGCCTCTTTGCGACCGCCTCAGCGGTGGTGCGGTTGTCGCCGGTGAGCATGACGACGCGGATATTGTCAGCCGCCAGCCGCTTCAGTGCTTCCGGCGTTGTGGTTTTGACCGGATCGGCAATGGCAATGACGCCGGCCGGCTTGCCGTTGACGGCGAGGAAGATCGCCGTGGCGCCGTCGCGGCGCTGTGCTTCGGCGTCGTCGTGCAGCGGCGCGGTGTCGATGCTGAGTTCTTTCAGGAAGGCAGGCGAGCCGAGCGCGATGCGTTTGCCGCTCACCATGCCGATGACGCCCTTGCCGGCGGGCGAGTCGAAGCCGCGCACCGGGGCGAGGGTGAGGTGGCGCTCCGCGGCCGCCTTGGTGATGGCCGCGGCAAGCGGATGCTCGCTGCCGCGCTCGACGGACGCCGCAATGGTGAGCACCTGTGTCTCATCGAATCCCTCGGCAGCGATCACAGCGACGACCTTGGGCTTGCCTTCGGTCAGTGTGCCGGTCTTGTCGACGACGAGGGTGTCGATCTTCTCCAGCCGCTCCAGCGCCTCGGCATTCTTGATGAGGACGCCGCTTTGCGCGCCGCGACCGACGCCGACCATGATCGACATCGGCGTGGCGAGGCCGAGCGCGCAGGGGCAGGCGATGATGAGCACGCTTACGGCGGCGACAAGGCCATAGGAGAGGCGCGGCTCGGGGCCGAACATCGCCCATGATGCGAAGGCAATGAGTGCCATGGCGACGACGGCCGGCACGAACCAGCCGGCGACCTGATCGGCGAGACGCTGGATCGGCGCGCGCGAGCGTTGGGCTGTTGCGACCATTTGCACGATCTGTGCGAGCAGCGTGTCGCGGCCGACCTTGTCGGCGCGCATGACGAAGGAGCCGGAAGCATTGATGGTGCCGCCGATGACGCGTGCGTCCTTGTCCTTGGTGACGGGCATCGACTCGCCAGTCACCATCGATTCATCGACCGACGAGCGGCCCTCGAGCACGGTGCCGTCGACCGGCACCTTGTCGCCGGGACGCACGCGCAATTTATCGCCAGCGGCGATGGCGTCGAGCGCGACTTCCTCGTCGCCGCCGTCGTCCTTGACGCGACGGGCCGTCTTCGGCGCGAGGTTAAGCAGAGCCTTGATGGCGCCGGAGGTCGCCTCACGTGCGCGCAACTCCAGCATCTGGCCGACGAGCACCAGCACGGTGATCACCGCAGCGGCTTCGAAATAGACGGCAACGGCGCCGCCGTGACCGCGGAACGCCTGGGGAAAGATGCCAGGCGCGAAGGTGGCGACGACGCTGTAGAGATAGGCGACGCCGGTGCCCATCGCGATCAGCGTGAACATGTTGAGGTTGCGCGTCACCAGCGATTGCCAGCCGCGCTCGAAGAACGGAAAGCCAGCCCACAGTACGACCGGTGTGGCGAAGGCGAACTGGATGTAGTTCGACAGCCTTGGATCGACCCAGTTGTGTTCGCCGAACAGATGCGCGCCCATGTCGAGTACGAAGACCGGCAGCGTCAGCGCCAGACCGATCCAGAAGCGGCGCGTGAAGTCGAGGAGTTCGGGGTTGGGGCCGGTGTCGGCGGTGGCGATTTCGGGTTCGAGCGCCATGCCGCAGATCGGGCAGGAGCCGGGGCCTTCCTGCCGGATCTCGGGATGCATCGGACAGGTGTAGATGGCGCCTTCGACGATGGGCTCGGCTTCGCGCGGCCCAAGATACTTCTCAGGATTGGCGATGAACTTGGTCCGGCAGCCGGGATTGCAGAAGTAATAAGTGCGGCCATTGTGCTCGGCGCGATGCTTGGCCGTGTGCGGGTCGACGGTCATGCCGCAGACCGGATCGATGGCGGAATTCGCGGCCGGCCCCTGATGATGATCGTGGCCGCAGTGATCGTGATGGGTGTGGTCGCTCATATGCGCGTGCCTTGCAAGATATACCCTAGGGGGGTATATAGAGCCTATGGCAAAGCACAGCAAGTCCGCTCATGCGACCCATCACGGTTCTAGCCACAAGGCCGACACCCTGAAGCGGCTCGGCCGGCTCGAAGGCCAGGTGCGCGGCATCGCGCGCATGGTCGACGAGGACCGCTACTGCATCGACATTGTCACGCAGATCGCCGCCGCGCGCGCCGCCTTGCGTAAGGTGGAAGAGGAAATCCTGCGCGAGCATGTCGCGCATTGCGTCGAGCACGCCATCGCCTCCGGCGACAAGGCCGACCAGCGCCGCAAGGTCGCGGAGTTGATGGACGTCATGGGCCGGGCGGGACGGTAGAGACGCGTCATTCCGGGGCGCGGCCGAAGGCCGCGAACCCGGACTGACAATCAGTTACATTACTTCGTCGAGCAGCCGACGATGCTGTAGGCGGGGCAATAGCCGAACACCGCGGTGAGAATCGGCACCACGCCAATCCAGCCGACCCAGGCCCAGCTTGTGCCCGGGGCGATATAGCCGAGCGCGAAAGCGATGAGGGCGATGCCCACAACGACCCGCGCGAGGCGGTCGATCATTCCGACATTGGCAGCCATAACGGTCTCTCCTTGTTAATTCGTACGCTCTATTCCGCAGGAACGACGTGGAGGTCCGGACGCGCACGCTGCTCCGTAGCGAGGTCGCCGTCAACATCGTTGCCCATGTCGTCGCGCCACGGGCGCCAGGCTTCGAGCGCGATGAGAACCACGACCAGAACGGCAGCAAGACCAAGCGCGCCGGCCCAGTAGGGGATGCCGAAGAGCTGGCTGAAGATCAGCTTGCCGCTCGACTGGCCGAGAAAGGTCTTGGTCAGCGTCGGCTCGGCGTATGAATAGGCGACGGCGCCGAACAGCCCGCCGACCAACGTGAACAAAGCGTCGCGATAGCCGGCGCCGACCTGTGCCAACGTCGTGCCCGGGCAGGCGCCGGCGAGTGCGATGCCGGCGCCAAGGATGAGACCGCCGATGATGTCGGCGTAGTACATCGCCGCCTTCGGCGCGAGCTTGACGTAACCAAAGCCGTTGAGCACGGCGAGCACCACCGCACCGGTCGCGACGGCGGTGAGGAATACCTTGAGCATGATGAAGTTACGCATCTGCATCTGGCCGACAATGATGCCGGGCTCGAACACGCGCGATTTCTCTAGCGCGAAGCCGAACACGATTCCCATCACGATGCCGATGACGATCGCGGAAGTGAGAGTCATGATTGATCTCCTTGAAAATCAGATACGGCGGAGCAGCAGCATCGCCGTGGCGATGCCGCCCGCGAACATGGCGGCGACGGCGACGGTCGAGCCGACGGCAAGTTGCGCCATGCCCGAGAGGCCATGGCCGCTGGTGCAACCGTCGGCGATGCGGGCACCGACCAGCATCAGGAAGCCGCCGGCAAAGGCGACGGCGTAGCGTTTGGCGGGTGACGAGTTGCCGAGCGCGCGGCGCCAGATCGGCGAGATCGGCGCGCGCTTCGCGCCCGACATCTTCATCGACAGGAAGGCGCCAATGGCGACACCAATGACGAGGGCGACCTGCCACCAGTTCTTGCCGGTCGCAGCGATGTGTTTGGCGATGTAGTCGATCTTCACCGCGGATGGGTCGAGCCACGAAGCGATGAGGCCGCCAATGCTGACATAGGACGACGACGCGCCGAGCGCGGTTTCGATCAGCAGGAAGGCGGGGATTTGCAGAAGTCCGATAACGACGCCGGCAAGGTAAGGCGACCAGGCTTTCTGGCTGAGCATGGCGAATCCTCCATCGGCAACGCGCGGGCGCGGCGCGCAATCACATATGGAGAAACGAATATATCTCCGCCATCGAACCCGTATTGACCTGGATCAACCCTCGCGCGGACGTGAAGGCTGTGGAGAAGTCAGCCGAACCGCTGCCGCGCCAGTTTGGCCCCGTCGCCCAGCGCCTTGAGCTTGGCCTCGGCGATCGGGCGGTGCATCGGCGCCATGCCGCAATTGGTGCAGCAGACGATGCGGTCCTTCGGCACGTATTTCATCACGTCGGCGATGACGGAGGCGACCTTGTCCGGCGTCTCGACAATGTCGGTCGCGACATCGATGACGCCGACCAGCAGGTCCTTGCCTTCGAGCAGCGACAGAAGGTGGAGCGGTACACGCGAGTTGATGGCTTCGAGCGAAATCTGATTGACTTTGCTCTTCGCCAGCGCCGGGAAGATCTTCTCGTATTGCCGCCATTCCTCGCCGAGCGAGTTCTTCCAGTCGATATTGGCCTTGATGCCGTAGCCGTAACAGATGTGGACGGCGGTCGTGCATTTGAGGCCGTCAATCGCGCGATGAAGTCCCTCAATACCCCAGGTCGGCACCTCATCCATGAAGACGTTGAAGGCCGGCTCGTCGAACTGGATGACGTCGACGCCGTCTTTCTCCAGCGCGCGGGCCTCGGCGTTGAGAAGATCGGCGAAGGCGAAGGCCATTTTCACCTTGTCGCCGTAATGGGCGTCGGCGACGGTATCGGCAATCGTCATCGGGCCGGGCAGGGTGACTTTGAGTTTGCGCGCCGTGTGGGTGCGGGCGTGCCGGGTCTCGGCCTCGTGGACGCGGCCCTTGAGCGTCAGCGCGCCGCGCACCACCGGCACCATCGCCTTGTAGCGATCGGCACGGATGCCCATCTCGACCTTGTTCTGGGTATCGATGCCATCGACATAATCGAGGAAGCCGTGGACGAAATGCTGGCGTGACATCTCGCCGTCGCAGACGATGTCGATGCCGGCATCTTCCTGCAGCTTGATCATCAGCAGCGTGGCGTCGAGCTTGCCCTGGGCTAGGTCAGCGCCGTCGAGCCGCCACTTCGGCCACAGTTTATCCGGCTCGGCGAGCCATGATGGCTTCGGCAAGCTGCCGGCAATGGTGGTCGGAAACAGCATCGACGCCTCCCTCTGCAGCGCTATTAAACGGCGCCTTGATCCTGCCGCCAGTTATAGACCCAATCGTAGCGCTTCAGTAGGCGTTCGCCGCCGATCAGACGCATCACAAGATTGCGCGCGACCGCTTCGGGTCCGGTGCGGCCATAGATCGAGCCTTGCTGGCGTGCGGTGCGCTGGACCCGCGCGGTGCGGGCGCGGCGCAACCTTTCATAGGCCCGCAGGCCGGCCGCCGGATTTTCGCTGTGTTTTTTCAGCGTGTCGGCGAGCACGGCCGCGTCTTCGATCGCCATGCCGGCGCCTTGCGCGAGGAACGGCAGCATCGGATGCGCGGCATCGCCGACCAGCGTCACCGCACCGGCGCCGCCGGCAAAGGGGGTGGCATTGTCGAACAGCGCCCATTTGAGCCAGCGCTGCGGAATGCCGATCAGTTCACGCACCGATTCCGCCCAGGTGAAGCGGGCAAAGCGCCGCAGAATCTCGGTGCGGTCGCCGGGCGCGTTCCAGCCTCGCTCATTCCAATCGTCGTTGACGATGCCGACCAGATTGACGAGGGCGCCGGCTTTGACCGGATAGGCGACGAGATGGGCATCCATGCCGAGAAAGAGATGAACCACCGGCGCGCGGAGATAGTCGGGGACGCTGTCGGCGGGCACCAGCGTCCGCCAGGCCGTGCGATGTGCGAAGACGGGCTTGCGGT
Proteins encoded:
- the gpt gene encoding xanthine phosphoribosyltransferase, which encodes MSDAPRPDKVFPVSWDQFHRDTRALTWRLHEAGPFEAIVCITRGGLVPAAIVARELNVRIIETVCIASYHDYKNQGDIKVMKGVGPEITSMRGQGKGVLIVDDLVDTGKTARVVREILPAAHFATVYAKPMGRPLVDTFITEVSQDTWIYFPWDTGLSYVPPIRAGGD
- a CDS encoding PAS domain-containing protein is translated as MRRYICQQNVFHFENLLKAAADPILCGTLQKLLLAARRDLALTLSEADGADIDAYRRRRRQQPQAVDAQQFFQPNFDSSPHPYMIIDPGPGLKIVDINPAYAAATLISREAVVGKPLFEVFPDNPNDALADGVANLFESLATVVKTGEAHAMAVQRYDIRDASGTFQTRYWQPVNTPVRSPDGEIVWLLHHVEDVTQEMVARLDRSSEEA
- a CDS encoding Thivi_2564 family membrane protein, whose translation is MAISLLISILITFLVIVLVLYLINMLPIDGRAKQIARIVVIIIGVLSLLKYLAVF
- a CDS encoding FG-GAP repeat domain-containing protein, translating into MRMLRGLLVVFLIAHAAVARAAEWHAEVINTPARVTAIDTVDGKPRVLAGGLWYDIDMRGGKPRLVFLDEMRRPQLPADALPGGSVATGTRDIARAWLAAPTTRYKHTVLGDDIEAGSIVIETAAGVRHTVTLGDDAVFEDLAPRLADLDGDGRDEIVVVKSYLKRGAALAVIAQRNGRYGIVAETPPLGAPNRWLNPAGIADFTGDGKIDIALVRQPHVVGSLELWTYDNGRLRQAANLGGFSNHVAGSSALNLSAVADIDGDGTPDLALPALDLGRLRIVSFKPAAREIASIPLPSTVAGNIGVIAREHAPPAFAVALADGTLVVVRND
- a CDS encoding heavy metal translocating P-type ATPase gives rise to the protein MSDHTHHDHCGHDHHQGPAANSAIDPVCGMTVDPHTAKHRAEHNGRTYYFCNPGCRTKFIANPEKYLGPREAEPIVEGAIYTCPMHPEIRQEGPGSCPICGMALEPEIATADTGPNPELLDFTRRFWIGLALTLPVFVLDMGAHLFGEHNWVDPRLSNYIQFAFATPVVLWAGFPFFERGWQSLVTRNLNMFTLIAMGTGVAYLYSVVATFAPGIFPQAFRGHGGAVAVYFEAAAVITVLVLVGQMLELRAREATSGAIKALLNLAPKTARRVKDDGGDEEVALDAIAAGDKLRVRPGDKVPVDGTVLEGRSSVDESMVTGESMPVTKDKDARVIGGTINASGSFVMRADKVGRDTLLAQIVQMVATAQRSRAPIQRLADQVAGWFVPAVVAMALIAFASWAMFGPEPRLSYGLVAAVSVLIIACPCALGLATPMSIMVGVGRGAQSGVLIKNAEALERLEKIDTLVVDKTGTLTEGKPKVVAVIAAEGFDETQVLTIAASVERGSEHPLAAAITKAAAERHLTLAPVRGFDSPAGKGVIGMVSGKRIALGSPAFLKELSIDTAPLHDDAEAQRRDGATAIFLAVNGKPAGVIAIADPVKTTTPEALKRLAADNIRVVMLTGDNRTTAEAVAKRLGITEIEAEVLPDQKSAVVERLTREGRVVAMAGDGVNDAPALAAAAVGIAMATGSDVAIESAGITLLRGDLMGIVKARALSQAVMRNIRQNLFFAFIYNSAGVPIAAGILYPVFGLLLSPVVAATAMALSSVSVVGNALRLRAVKL
- a CDS encoding metal-sensitive transcriptional regulator; this encodes MAKHSKSAHATHHGSSHKADTLKRLGRLEGQVRGIARMVDEDRYCIDIVTQIAAARAALRKVEEEILREHVAHCVEHAIASGDKADQRRKVAELMDVMGRAGR
- a CDS encoding YgaP family membrane protein, yielding MAANVGMIDRLARVVVGIALIAFALGYIAPGTSWAWVGWIGVVPILTAVFGYCPAYSIVGCSTK
- a CDS encoding YeeE/YedE thiosulfate transporter family protein — protein: MTLTSAIVIGIVMGIVFGFALEKSRVFEPGIIVGQMQMRNFIMLKVFLTAVATGAVVLAVLNGFGYVKLAPKAAMYYADIIGGLILGAGIALAGACPGTTLAQVGAGYRDALFTLVGGLFGAVAYSYAEPTLTKTFLGQSSGKLIFSQLFGIPYWAGALGLAAVLVVVLIALEAWRPWRDDMGNDVDGDLATEQRARPDLHVVPAE
- a CDS encoding YeeE/YedE thiosulfate transporter family protein, encoding MLSQKAWSPYLAGVVIGLLQIPAFLLIETALGASSSYVSIGGLIASWLDPSAVKIDYIAKHIAATGKNWWQVALVIGVAIGAFLSMKMSGAKRAPISPIWRRALGNSSPAKRYAVAFAGGFLMLVGARIADGCTSGHGLSGMAQLAVGSTVAVAAMFAGGIATAMLLLRRI
- a CDS encoding methionine synthase, translated to MLFPTTIAGSLPKPSWLAEPDKLWPKWRLDGADLAQGKLDATLLMIKLQEDAGIDIVCDGEMSRQHFVHGFLDYVDGIDTQNKVEMGIRADRYKAMVPVVRGALTLKGRVHEAETRHARTHTARKLKVTLPGPMTIADTVADAHYGDKVKMAFAFADLLNAEARALEKDGVDVIQFDEPAFNVFMDEVPTWGIEGLHRAIDGLKCTTAVHICYGYGIKANIDWKNSLGEEWRQYEKIFPALAKSKVNQISLEAINSRVPLHLLSLLEGKDLLVGVIDVATDIVETPDKVASVIADVMKYVPKDRIVCCTNCGMAPMHRPIAEAKLKALGDGAKLARQRFG
- a CDS encoding FAD-dependent monooxygenase; its protein translation is MAPSRHVIVAGAGIAGLTTAMTLSRAGFRATVLEQAAKLEETGAGIQLSPNATRILFELGLRDRLEPHVVKPQMIRVMSGGSGREIACIPLGDLAERRYGAPFWVIHRGDLQAALLDGARGMIDIDIKLDHRFDDFASHANGITVQAFRGKQLVDERGAALIGADGIWSAVGDKLKSHRKPVFAHRTAWRTLVPADSVPDYLRAPVVHLFLGMDAHLVAYPVKAGALVNLVGIVNDDWNERGWNAPGDRTEILRRFARFTWAESVRELIGIPQRWLKWALFDNATPFAGGAGAVTLVGDAAHPMLPFLAQGAGMAIEDAAVLADTLKKHSENPAAGLRAYERLRRARTARVQRTARQQGSIYGRTGPEAVARNLVMRLIGGERLLKRYDWVYNWRQDQGAV